A region of the Methylobacterium nodulans ORS 2060 genome:
CGGCAAGACCCCGCATCCGTCCAACACGCGCGCGACCATCCTCGATGACGAGGGCGCGTGGTTCGGCTTCGAGCAGGAATACTTCTTCTACAAGGACGGCCGTCCGCTCGGCTTCCCGGCTTCCGGCTATCCGGCGCCGCAGGGCCCGTACTACACGGGCGTCGGCTACAAGAATGTCGGCGACATCGCCCGCCAGATCGTCGAGGAGCACCTCGACCTCTGCCTCGCCGCCGGCATCAACCACGAGGGCATCAACGCCGAGGTGGCGAAGGGCCAGTGGGAGTTCCAGATCTTCGGCAAGGGCTCCAAGAAGGCCGCCGACGAGATCTGGATGGCGCGCTACCTGCTGCTCCGCCTCTGCGAGAAGTACGGTGTGGACATCGAGTTCCACTGCAAGCCGCTCGGCGACACCGACTGGAACGGGTCGGGCATGCACTGCAACTTCTCGACGAAGTTCATGCGCGAAATCGGCGGCAAGGCGTATTTCGAACGGCTGATGGCCGCCTTCGATGCCGCCCGCGAGGACCACATCGCGGTCTACGGCCCGGACAACCACATGCGGCTGACCGGCAAGCACGAGACGGCCTCGATCCACACCTTCAGCTACGGCGTGGCCGATCGCGGCGCCTCGATCCGCGTGCCCCACAGCTTCGTGAACAACGGCTACAAGGGCTACCTTGAGGATCGCCGTCCGAACTCCCAGGGCGACCCCTACCAGATCGCCTCGCAGGTGCTGAAGACGATCTCCTCCGTGCCGACGGATTCCGACGTCTCGGCTGCGGCGTAAGGCCCGACGACACCTGAGAAACGCGGCGGGGACGGCCCATCCCCGCCGCGTTTCTTTTTGCGTGCACGGGGCTGAGAGCCTGGCAGGGTCTCGGTTGTCGATCGGCCATCCGTCCGGGCGGAGAACCGGTGCCCCATCGGCGGGACATCCTCCCGGCGCAGGAAAGCGCCCGCCGCAGCGGGGGCTGGGCGGGCGAAAGGGAGGTCTCCGTCTCGTGAGAGCCGGACCGACCAGAGCATGGTCGCTGCGGCGCCGCATCATCCATTTGGGGGATGGATCGAGGGATGAGCGCGGGACACGCACAAATTTCAGCGAGCCCCGGTCACATCAACTTGATCGTGTCCTTGCGGCTCTGGGCCCGGGCCTGGAGGCGCCGTCGCCGCGCGGCGATAATGGTGCCGTTGATCTCTCCGCCGAACAGGAACATGGCGGCGAGCCAGTAGAGGAAGACGAGGAAGACCATCGCGGTCGCGAGGCCGCCATAGGTCGAGACGTAGGCGCCCGAGAAACGGTCGAGATACATCCCGAAGCCGAGGCCGGCTAGCACCCACATGCCGAGCGTCACCGCGACCCCCGGCAGCACCATGTGCCAGGGACGCCGCCCGGCCGCGATGAACTTGTGGGCGATCACCAGCACGAGCGCGATCAGGAGGGCGGTGAGGAACACCCGCACCACCGCGATGGTGAGCCCGAGCGGTTCGAGCCCCGGCGCCACCAGGATCAGCCCGCGCCACATCAGCGGCCCCAGCACCACCAGGAAGGTGAAGGCCAGCATCGCGAAGGCGGCGCAGATCACGTAGCCGATCGATTCGAGACGGGTCAGCCACCAGGGCCGCACCTCGCGCAACCCATAGGCCCGGTTGAGCCCGACCCGCAGGCTCTCGACGCCGCTCGACGAGAAGTAAAGGGCGAGCAGCGCGCCGACGGTGAGGAGCCCGCCGCGCTGCTCGGTGAGCACCCGGTGGACCTCCGTCGCGACCGGCCCTGCCACCTCGCTCGGCCAGACCTCGAACAGCAGGTTGCTGGCCTCGTCGGCGAGCGACTTGGAGCCGAAGACGCTCGCCAGCGCCGTGAGCAGGATCAGGAACGGGAACAGCGAGGTCAGCAGCGAGAGCGCGATGTGGCTCGCGATCGCCCAGCCGTCATGCGCGACGAAGCGCTGGGCCGCGATGGCGGCGATCTCGAAGGCGGTGCGGATGCGCATGTCGGCTCCGGCTTCTACACCGGGTCAAGCCCGGGGCGGGAGCGGAATCCGGGGGCCTTAAGCCATGCACGCGAAGCGCAAGCCCGATGCCGATGGCGGCGGTTGCGCAGCGGCAACGCGCGTGCTGCCTGCGCGGGCAGAATGATGAAGCACGCGCCAGATTCCTCAGCTCTTGCCGCGCGACTCGCCCCGGCCCTGTTCGTCGTCATCTGGGCGACGGGCTTCGTGGTGGCGCGCCTCGTGGCGCCGCATGCCGAGCCGCTGACCTTCCTGTCCCTGCGCTTCCTCTGCACGGTCGCGCTGCTCGCCGGCGTGGCGCTGCTCGCCGGGGCGCGCTGGCCCGCGGGCTGGCGCGGCTGGCGCGACGCGCTCGTCGCCGGGATCCTGATGCAGGGCCTCTACCTCGACGGCGTGTTCTGGGCGGTGAGTCGCGGCCTGCCGGCGGGCATCGCCGCGCTGGTCACGAGCCTGCAGCCGCTCCTGACCGCAATGGTGGCGGGGCCGCTCCTCGGCGAGCGGGTCTCAGGCCGCCGCTGGCTCGGCATCGGCCTCGGTTTCCTGGGGGCCGGGCTGGTGCTCGCCCCCAAGCTCGGCGCGGCGGCGGATGCGATCCCGCTCTCGGCCCTCGGCGTCTGCATTGCCGCCACCGTCGCGATCACCCTCGGCACGCTGTGGCAGAAGCGCACGGCCGCGGCCGTGGACCTGCGCACCAATGCGGCGGTGCAGTTCCTGGGCGCCGCGCTGATGACGCTGCCGCTGGCCCTTCTCCTCGAAGAGGGCCGCTTCGATGCGTCGCCGCCGGCGCTGGCCGGGCTCGCGTGGTCGGTGCTGGGATTGTCGGTCGGCGGGATCCTGATCCTGCTCTGGCTGATCCGGCGGGGGGCAGTCGCGGGCGTCGCCGCTTTGTTCTACCTCGTGCCGCCGGTCTCCGCCGCCATGGCCTTCGGACTGTTCGGGGAGGTGCTCGGCCCCGTCCAGGTCCTCGGGATGATCGTCGCGGCGGCGGGCGTCGCCGTCGCGAGCCGGGGCTGAGTGAACCCCCGAAAGGTCGGGCAGACGCAAGGGGACGCGGCCCTCTACAAGCCGTCGCAATCGCCGCTATCATGCAGCGCACAAGTCATTCCGTCCGGAGATGAGAGCAATGTCCGCACAGGGAGCGCCCCTGACCGCCGACGCCGATCTGGTGACCCTGGCCCGCGAGGCGGCCGTCGCGGCGAAGGCGCTGGCCGCCGATGCCGGGCGCCGCGTGAGGGCGAGCGTGGTCACGGCCGAGGGCCGGCTCTCCGCCGAGAAGCTGGAGGCCGAGCAGCACGCGGCCCACGGCCTTGCCTGGCTCAGCACCTATGCGGAGGCGGTGACGCAGCTCGCTTCCTATGCGGAGCGTCTGCAGGCGGCCGGCCGGCTCGGCGAGACCGAGACGCTTCTCGTGCGCATCGGTATCGGCGAGTATCTCGACCAGATGTTCGGCGGCATCCCGATGAGCCAGGGCGAGATGGTGCGCCCGACGACCTCGCTCGGCCTGACCGCCCAGGAGGTCGCCCGGCACCGGACCGGCGCCGTCGAGACGATGATCGCCGAGGGCAACACGCCCGCGCACCGCGCCGCCCTCGTCAAGCGCATCCGCGAGGGGCAGGGCGCCGCGACAACCGGCGATTCCGGCCTCGACGAGGACATGGAGGCGATCCGCTCCGAGATGCGCCGCTTCGGCCAGGCCGAGGTCGTGCCGCATGCCCATGAGTGGCACCAGAAGAACGCCTATATCCCGATCGAGATCATCGGCCAGATGGCCGAGCTCGGCGTGTTCGGGCTCACCATCCCGGAGGAATACGGCGGCATGGGCCTGCCGAAGATCTCCATGTGCGTGGTGTCAGAGGAATTGTCGCGCGCCTATATCGGCGTCGGCTCGCTCGGCACCCGCTCGGAAATCGCCGCCGAGCTGATCCTCTGCGGAGGCACCGAGGAGCAGAAGCAGCGCTTCCTGCCCAAGATCGCCTCGGGCGAGATCCTGCCCACCGCCGTCTTCACCGAGCCGAATACCGGTTCCGACCTCGCCTCCTTACGCACCAAGGCCGTGCGGGAGGGCGACGTCTGGAAGGTCTACGGCAACAAGACCTGGATCACCCATCCGGTCCGCGCCGACCTGATGACTATCCTGGTGCGCACCAAGCCCGAGGAGCCGGGCCATCGCGGCCTGTCGCTGCTGCTCGGCGAGAAGCCCCGCGGCAATGACGAGAATCCCTTCCCGGTCGAAGGCCTCTCGGGCGGCGAGATCGAGGTGCTCGGCTATCGCGGCATGAAGGAATACGAACTCGCCTTCGACGGCTTCTCGGTCCCGGCCAAGAACCTGCTCGGCGAAGTCGAGGGCAAGGGCTTCACGCAGCTCATGCAGACCTTCGAGTCGGCCCGTATCCAGACCGCGGCCCGCGCGGTCGGCGTGGCGCAATCGGCCCTCGATATTGGCCTGCGCTACGCGGAGGAACGGGTGCAGTTCGGCAAGCCGCTCGTCGCCTTCCCGCGGGTCTCCGACAAGCTCGCCATGATGGCGGTCGAGATCAACATCGCGCGCCAACTCACCTATTTCGCGGCGCACGAGAAGGACGAGGGCAAGCGCTGCGATCTCGAGGCCGGCATGGCCAAGCTGCTTGCCGCCCGGGTCGCCTGGGCGTCGGCCGACAACGCGCTCCAGATCCACGGCGGCAACGGCTTCGCGCTGGAGTACCAGATCAGCCGCGTGCTCTGCGACGCCCGCATCCTCTCGATCTTCGAGGGCGCCGCGGAAATCCAGGCGCAGGTGATCGCCCGCCGGTTGCTCGAGGTGCAGTGAGCGGAGGCGGCTGGTCCGCGACCTGCTGCGGCAGCCGGGGATCGCTGCGGGGTTGTTGCCTGGCGCGGGTCGCGCGGGGAACCCCTCTCCCGAGTGGGGGAGGGGCAGGGGTGAAGGTCCCGGACCCTTCAGAATAAAACTGAGCCGGCGGTGCTGGCAGCGGGCCGGTTCAGGATACTTGCTGAACCACCTGGGCCCTCACCCCTGCCCCTCTCCCGCACGGGAGAGGGGTTCCCGCGCGACCCGCGGCTCGATCGTCACGGCCGGGTATTTCCTCGGCATCACTCCGCCGCCGCGGGCAGGCTGGTGCGGGCGCGAGCCAGCTGCGTCACCGCGGCGAAATCCGTCTTCCCCGAGCCGAGCTGCGGCAGCCGGTCGACGGTGAGGATCTCGGCCGGCACCATCAGCTCGCTGGCGCCGTGCGCCCGCGCATGGGCCAGGAAGGCGGCGCGGCCGGCGTCGCGCTGCTCGGTCACCAGGACCAGCCGCTCGCCCTTGCGGGCATCGGGAACCGCCGCGACCGCCGAGGCCGCGCCGGGCCACAGCTCGGCGGCCATCGCCTCGACCGCCGCAAGCGAGATCATCTCGCCGCCCACCTTGGCGAAGCGCTTGGCGCGGCCCTTGATGGTGACGAAGCCGTCCCGATCGATCGTCACGATGTCGCCCGTGTCGTGCCAGCCCTCCGGCGGCGGCTCCAGCACGCCGGGATTCTCGGCGCGCAGGTAGCCCAGCATCACGTTCGGGCCGCGCACGAACAGCCGTCCGCCATCCGGCACGCCCGGGACGGGCTCGAGGCGGGCCTCCATGCCCGGCATGATGCGGCCGACCGTGCCGAACCGGTTGAACATCGGCGTGTTGAGCGCGAGCACCGGCGCGGTCTCGGTGACGCCATAGCCCTCCAGGATGCGCAGGCCGAATTTTTCCGCATAGGTCCGGCGGGTCGCGTCCTTCACCGGCTCGGCGCCCGCCAGGATGTAGCGGAGCGAGCGGAAGTCGTAAGGGTGGGCGGCCCGGGCATAGCCCGTCAGGAAGGTGTCGGTGCCGAACAGGATGGTGGCGTTCGCGCCGTAGACCAGTTCCGGCACGATCCGATAGTGCAGCGGCGAGGGATAGAGGTAGACCGGCACGCCCGAGACCAGGGGCAGCACGAGGCCGACGGTCAGACCGAAGGAGTGGAACACCGGCAGGACGTTGAAGACCTTGTCGGTGCGGCCGAAATCGATGCGGGCCTGGGCCTGGGCGGCATTCGCCAGCATGTTGCGGTGCGACAGCACCACGCCCTTCGGCAGGCCCTCGCTGCCCGAGGTGAACAGGATCGCGGCCGGATCATCCGGGCGGCGCGGGGCGAGGGGCCGGCCCCAGTGCAGGAAGCCGCCGAGCTTGTCGAGGAGCCCGATTCGGCCGCGGACATCCTCCAGGTAGACGATGCGCAGGCTCTGCGAGAGGCCGGTCACGAGGGCGTCGAGCCGCCCCTTCTCCACGAAGGCCCGCGAGGTGACGATCGTGTCCACCTCCGCGGCCTTGCAGGCGCTGAGGATGGTGGCGGCGCCCGCCGTGAAGTTGATCATCGCGGGGATGCGGCCGGCCGACATCAGGCCGATGACGGTCACGGCGGCGGCGTTGGCGTTCGGCAGCATCACGCCGATGGCGCGGCCCGGGGGGCTGAGGGGCGCGAGCTTGCCCCCGAGCACCCGCGCCCCGACGAGGAGGCGGTGATAGGTGAGGGAACCCGTGACCGGATCCTCGACGGCGACGCGCCGCCTGCCCTCGCGCTCGGCGGCCTCGACCACGGCGGTGAACACCGTGCGGTCGATCCGCGCCGTGCGGAAGATCAGGTCCGACATGATGCCGTAGAGCGCCGCGCCGGCGGCCTGCCGGCGCTGCTTGCCCTTGAGCGAAGGGTCGACGGCGAGGCGCACCGGTTCCAGCACCGTCACGGTGATCTTCGGCCACCATTGCCGGCGCACCTGCGCCCGCGACAGGCGCGAGAACTGGGTGCGCTCCGGCCCGTCGATCTTCACCGGGACCACCAGGGCGCCGGACTTGTCGGCGATCAGCCCCGCCCCGTCATAGACCTTCATCAGGCTGCCCGTGACGGTGAGCCGGCCCTCGGGGAAGATGATCAGCGTCTCGCCCGCCTTCACCGCATTGATGAGGCGGCGGGTCGCCATCGGCTTCGTCGGGTCGAGCGGCAGGGCATTGGTGAGCCACAGGAAGGGCTTCACCCACCAGCGCTGCGCGATGGCGTGGTCGATGGCGAAGGTCGGCTCCCGCTCGGTCAGCGTGAGCGCGAGGCCGCCGTCGAGGAAGCTCACGTGGTTGAGGGCGATGATGGCGTTTGGG
Encoded here:
- a CDS encoding glutamine synthetase beta-grasp domain-containing protein — protein: MTKYKLEYIWLDGYTPVPNLRGKTQIKEFDSFPSLEQLPLWGFDGSSTKQAEGSSSDCVLKPVRVFPDAARTNGVLVLCEVMMPDGKTPHPSNTRATILDDEGAWFGFEQEYFFYKDGRPLGFPASGYPAPQGPYYTGVGYKNVGDIARQIVEEHLDLCLAAGINHEGINAEVAKGQWEFQIFGKGSKKAADEIWMARYLLLRLCEKYGVDIEFHCKPLGDTDWNGSGMHCNFSTKFMREIGGKAYFERLMAAFDAAREDHIAVYGPDNHMRLTGKHETASIHTFSYGVADRGASIRVPHSFVNNGYKGYLEDRRPNSQGDPYQIASQVLKTISSVPTDSDVSAAA
- a CDS encoding acyl-[ACP]--phospholipid O-acyltransferase → MSGSLMATRRFAPLFWCQFFSAFNDNFLKNALVFLILFGVGGTGGGADGGSAALVTLAGAAFIAPFFFLSGLGGELADRHDKAWLTRRLKAAEIAAAGVAVLGFSLASVSVLFVALVMFGAIAALFGPIKYGILPDHLARAELPAGNALIEAATFLAILGGTIVGGLAVTHGGPSVFGGLVMGFAVLCWAASLLIPPTGEAAPHLVVDRNVLRSTAGLVRDLYADTRLWRTGLITSWFWLVGAVVLALLPAVVKGSFGGDETVVTAMLALFSIGVAAGSGLASWLCAGRIVLLPTPIAALIMGLVSLDLAAVAAHATLPAAPLSAGAFLSTFQGGRIALDFTLLAAAAGLFIVPSFAALQAWTPKAYRARVIAASNVLSAGLIVLGAAGIALLQRAGLSGFGLFLVVALANLAAGVAILAVLPTSAFRDFLSILFRAFYRLELRGLENLDKAGPNAIIALNHVSFLDGGLALTLTEREPTFAIDHAIAQRWWVKPFLWLTNALPLDPTKPMATRRLINAVKAGETLIIFPEGRLTVTGSLMKVYDGAGLIADKSGALVVPVKIDGPERTQFSRLSRAQVRRQWWPKITVTVLEPVRLAVDPSLKGKQRRQAAGAALYGIMSDLIFRTARIDRTVFTAVVEAAEREGRRRVAVEDPVTGSLTYHRLLVGARVLGGKLAPLSPPGRAIGVMLPNANAAAVTVIGLMSAGRIPAMINFTAGAATILSACKAAEVDTIVTSRAFVEKGRLDALVTGLSQSLRIVYLEDVRGRIGLLDKLGGFLHWGRPLAPRRPDDPAAILFTSGSEGLPKGVVLSHRNMLANAAQAQARIDFGRTDKVFNVLPVFHSFGLTVGLVLPLVSGVPVYLYPSPLHYRIVPELVYGANATILFGTDTFLTGYARAAHPYDFRSLRYILAGAEPVKDATRRTYAEKFGLRILEGYGVTETAPVLALNTPMFNRFGTVGRIMPGMEARLEPVPGVPDGGRLFVRGPNVMLGYLRAENPGVLEPPPEGWHDTGDIVTIDRDGFVTIKGRAKRFAKVGGEMISLAAVEAMAAELWPGAASAVAAVPDARKGERLVLVTEQRDAGRAAFLAHARAHGASELMVPAEILTVDRLPQLGSGKTDFAAVTQLARARTSLPAAAE
- a CDS encoding YihY/virulence factor BrkB family protein, producing the protein MRIRTAFEIAAIAAQRFVAHDGWAIASHIALSLLTSLFPFLILLTALASVFGSKSLADEASNLLFEVWPSEVAGPVATEVHRVLTEQRGGLLTVGALLALYFSSSGVESLRVGLNRAYGLREVRPWWLTRLESIGYVICAAFAMLAFTFLVVLGPLMWRGLILVAPGLEPLGLTIAVVRVFLTALLIALVLVIAHKFIAAGRRPWHMVLPGVAVTLGMWVLAGLGFGMYLDRFSGAYVSTYGGLATAMVFLVFLYWLAAMFLFGGEINGTIIAARRRRLQARAQSRKDTIKLM
- a CDS encoding acyl-CoA dehydrogenase family protein, yielding MSAQGAPLTADADLVTLAREAAVAAKALAADAGRRVRASVVTAEGRLSAEKLEAEQHAAHGLAWLSTYAEAVTQLASYAERLQAAGRLGETETLLVRIGIGEYLDQMFGGIPMSQGEMVRPTTSLGLTAQEVARHRTGAVETMIAEGNTPAHRAALVKRIREGQGAATTGDSGLDEDMEAIRSEMRRFGQAEVVPHAHEWHQKNAYIPIEIIGQMAELGVFGLTIPEEYGGMGLPKISMCVVSEELSRAYIGVGSLGTRSEIAAELILCGGTEEQKQRFLPKIASGEILPTAVFTEPNTGSDLASLRTKAVREGDVWKVYGNKTWITHPVRADLMTILVRTKPEEPGHRGLSLLLGEKPRGNDENPFPVEGLSGGEIEVLGYRGMKEYELAFDGFSVPAKNLLGEVEGKGFTQLMQTFESARIQTAARAVGVAQSALDIGLRYAEERVQFGKPLVAFPRVSDKLAMMAVEINIARQLTYFAAHEKDEGKRCDLEAGMAKLLAARVAWASADNALQIHGGNGFALEYQISRVLCDARILSIFEGAAEIQAQVIARRLLEVQ
- a CDS encoding DMT family transporter — translated: MKHAPDSSALAARLAPALFVVIWATGFVVARLVAPHAEPLTFLSLRFLCTVALLAGVALLAGARWPAGWRGWRDALVAGILMQGLYLDGVFWAVSRGLPAGIAALVTSLQPLLTAMVAGPLLGERVSGRRWLGIGLGFLGAGLVLAPKLGAAADAIPLSALGVCIAATVAITLGTLWQKRTAAAVDLRTNAAVQFLGAALMTLPLALLLEEGRFDASPPALAGLAWSVLGLSVGGILILLWLIRRGAVAGVAALFYLVPPVSAAMAFGLFGEVLGPVQVLGMIVAAAGVAVASRG